Sequence from the Helicoverpa armigera isolate CAAS_96S chromosome 14, ASM3070526v1, whole genome shotgun sequence genome:
gcattgtatagtttctgagtaatcacgggcgatgactacggcaagtggcggttctagcggccaactgttctttgtcatagcggcttggttttttttgtaacaaattcaggaaaagaggagtgaaaagtaacaaattactactaattcctggcaaagtttcatcaaaaattatgaggtggccgcgcggtcgaaatggacacccCTTATGCACCACATTCACACAGTAGAGAAGTATTTTCTTATTTGTGAACGCATTGTATATGTTGGCACTTGGCATTGAACCTGTCACGCGAGTTTCCGTCAGATTCGTAGCGTCAAATTTAAAGTACGTTCCAAAACTAATGAAgtgttgtattttattaaatgtttaatcGGCTTCTAGAACATAATTGATTCACTTTTGGCGTTAGTtatcaatttgaaataaattatgtgtatattccaatttaaatataaaaatatttcaaagggAATTTTCATGTTTGTCTAAAAAGCTTCCATTATTCTGAACCTGTTATACGTAGTTTCGAACGCACCCAAGAGGGGCGTAAaataatccgccattttgtccCGATGACAATTTAGGATTTTAATAGTTTGAAACCAGTATAAATCTAATTAATCTTTACCTAAAAGTGATATTCCAGAAACTGTGTAGTGTTTATAAAAACTGTGATATTTGTGTCtccagttatttttgtttacgttTCATCTTGACGTTTTATAGCTGACCGATTCTGACGTCGATTAGAAGAGAGCTCTAGATAAATCAAAATGGGCACAAGAGAGGACGAAtacgattatttgtttaaaggTAACGTTCTTTCTATTCTGGGGTGCATTATTAAACAGCCCTATTGTTGTATTTATGGAGATATTTCGATTCGATGTGTATCTTCCCAAAACCATTGTTTCATCTCCGAATGACGTAGGAAAAAGTGATTGATATGATTTTCCTCTTGGTTTTGTATTATATTACCCTCAAATTGAAGTGATTAAAGTGTAATATTTGATTAAATGTGTGTCTAATTAGTTTTTGGTAAGAAACAGTTTAGTTAGTATACCATCAGCTGATTGAGTCACATCGATCGATTTCTCGTAAATTTTCGTTGTTCGTGAGTCACCTTCCAGCTCACATATGATCTAATCATTAACTGTTACGTTTCTGGCACTAAAATGTGGATAGGAACTAGTTTTTTAGTGAGTAACATGCATTTGTTAATGTTTGGTATTTCTTTGTTTCAGTTGTTCTAATAGGTGATTCTGGGGTCGGTAAAAGCAGTCTCCTATCACGTTTCACTAGAAATGAATTTAACTTAGAGTCTAAATCCACAATTGGCGTGGAATTCGCAACAAGAAGTATAGAGGTAAatacagtttttgttttgtatcacAAGCTTATGTTAAGTACATGTTAATGACCTGCTACCATTGTTAGCAGAGAAACCTTTTGTTTACTATGTGTTTTTAGGGTTATTGGAAACCTGTTTTTCATGTTATTGACATGGGATACAATGGCTTTTATTAAACTGTAAATTACTTGCAGAATTTTACATGTACTGAGACAAAGAAATTCATATTTGGTTTGcacagatttaaataattatgtggATCTATTGCAACTACTTTCTGCAATTAGTATCTTTCCAGTAACTTAAATTAGTTAATACtactacattttaatttgtaattcacTTTGCTTCTGTGTATCTTAATGGGTGGTCCAAAGACTTTGTTTTAGGTTGTATTCCACTTAACATCTTATATTTTCATTGTGATCATTAAATTCTATTATCACACCATCAGTTTGGGtcattaaaatatctaaaaggGAAAACCACAGTATTATTTCCTGTTTATCtctaaataaatccaaaaatagAGTAGCTTTTCGACTAATTTAATGTTGGTGTATGTGTCATTGGAAGGAAGGTAAATTAAAAcgattacttaatttattatttctatatttgtAGTTTTACTAATGTATACTCTCAATTACAGTAGTTTCCCATGAGATCTCCAAAATTAAGAAAGTCATAGACTATAATGCTCTAACTTTGTCacctgaataataataaaataagaatctTAATAGAGACCACACCAACACATTCTCATATAAAAAATGCTATCCATTGTTCGCCCACAAGTGAATTTAACAACAAAGATAATATCTTTTACTTTCTAACTCACTTCACTAAGATATCATTTATGGAGGGGCAAAGATGAATTATTCAGTAGTTATGTAACtcatgtgaatattttttaatatatcagGCCCATGTATGTTGCatccaaaatattcaaaaattgaGAATTTTTGTTTCACTGTTCCTGAAAACATTTAACCGATTTACAAAACATATTCCAGCAATTTAATTACTACGTTTTCATGATACAATGTAATTGCAACCATCACTTATATTCAACTTCTACCCATATCAtgactacatagtataaaacaaagtcgcttccctctgtctgtccctatgtaTGCTAAAATCCATTGAACAACACCCCATATTTTTTACCCATAGAGtgattcaagaggaaggttttagTATATAATTTATACCTACGTATGCCAAGCCAGGGCTGGTCGCTATTTATGTATATCTAAATTAAATCTCGAAAGTTGAATTGaatttttccattaaaattctGTAGCACAGTTATTTAGATGTGCAAGCAAGCTAGCCAAGTATTTTAGACTGTAGAACTTATTCTACAAATGAATACATGAATTTTACACTGTATCCCTactatcaatttaattattaagtttgTCTAATTTACCAGTTAACaagctaatatattttttagctcaacataaaattgtttaattaaattatcacaaTTAATCATTTGGTTATGCTGTGAtagtaaatcaaaataaatcagtCAATTATTGGTAATCTTGAACAGCAATTATGTTCAATTGATTGTATTCAATTTCAATTGAGTTACATTATAGATAAGGGACTAATTTTCTGCTAGTTGCTGGGGGAgatcattttttaattttcaatgtcTTATAGGGGTGGTACTTTTTCTTCTCAATTTATTAGCTCAGTAGTGCTGCCAgggtttttaaatattaattgcacAATTGGCCTGTAGCAATACCTTTAGATACGTATCTATTCGCttctttttatttctaatttaaaattctCTTGAACTAGGTATTAAATATCATGTcttgttatttctttgtaatcTATGGAATAGGAGCAGTGTTCCTTTAAAAAAACCAGTATCATTCcccaatttaaaatattgctaGCTAAGctatcaacaaattaaaatattataacaaatataatattaattttaatctctTACATTGTTATCAACATTTGATAGCAGCCACAATAGTAATGCACATTGCCCCGATCAATCGCGTTGCCATACATTTATGCATCATGACGTGTCTTCCATGTCTAGACAATAAACCTACCTATAATAGTAAACAACTGCATCTGATATgactgttttaaaaataaactagtttGTATTTTACTAGCCAGTATGAAGTCTACTTGTGGTACCAACCTCTAACCATATCTAATGGTAGTGAAGGAACCATTGATAAGGCCGATTTACTCTGGTGTACTCTGGGTTCTGTAGGTATCACTCCGTCCATATGATTCCACTGAAAGTAGGAACATTTGCTCAATATTGCTCACATTGTACACTATCTGTGGTAGGCCTTCAGGTGTTGTCTTAAGGCGGacgtaaattaaattactaattGGTGTGTCATGTACATATGTCTCACTAAATGATTCATTAGGAATCTTTATAATGTATCGATGATGCAAAATCAGTTACAGTTTTCATAATGGGTGCACAAATCTGATTTCATACACGATTTTAAATGACTTATTGATAATTATTATCCTTTTTATGTTACTCTAGATTCTTTCTGTCCTGTTTACACGACAACGCATGGGAAGCGCTATTAGGGTTTGCGGAATATGATCCTCGATTCCATTCTTCTCTGTCATAGTACAGCCTAGTTCTGCCCCTGTCTGCACACAATAATCCTCTTTCGGCCAATACACACTTTCGTAATAAGCTCCACCCACTCGATTGCATCCCtgcatgatttttttttcaattttttcatttctttaaGTTCTTCCTCAACTTCGTTGTATCTAGCCAGTGTAAAAGTTTTTTCACTCAAGAAATCGATTCTTGTATCGATAACCTTCTTATGTATAATCGGCTTACCTCACGACATCTTTGTGTCAAAGGCCGAGATTTAATGTATTGTAGTCTATGAAATAGAActgttacttatattttatggcTTTATTTAGAACCATCGTCTTAAAACGCAAAACTACCgaataagtaaaatacataaaacttgCTTCAGATGCACAATATGCTCCATTACTAATCAAGAAACCAATTTTCTAAAGTAgcatttaaatgtttaaaatatttatcaatttctTTTTCAATCTGTAAAAGTGAAACTACTATCTGTAAACAGTTTCTTTGAAAATAGCCTTCGTGCAAGGCGAATGCTAGTCATTCAATTATTCATAAAACTGTGCTTACTGCGATATCTATACGACTCCAAAGTTTCTATTCACTAGATATGTAGCTACGTAGTGTAATTTGAAACTGTGATTTGTATACTGCGCAGTATCttttatttcgatttttaatgtaattagaGATAAGAGAATAAACCTAATATTTTGTGGAGCACCAGCTTTTTCAGCACTCAATGCAACATGTTTTCTTTCAGATTAAATTGAGAATGTAATAGAACTATTAGCATAGGTCAGGTCTTTCTGCTAGGCCAAATTAATGCTGCATTGGAACTCGTCATTACAGTTTTATCAGTAGTCTTTGGCCGTAAAACTTGTTCTTTTAATTTGGAATAGTGCGTAATTAGTGGTAAAacatactttatataaataaatcgaatACCTATCTATAGTATTGACTGAGTCATATTTGATTAAGGCTATATTTATATACGCGCTGCGTATCACTACCGACTAACCGtagttacacacacacacatttgaCGTCATTAGACATAGTAATTTCATGTCAACCATCGTAAATAAAGTAATGAGAAGACGTGGGAACATGATTAACTTTCTTTCATGGAGAGTGAGTTCTATAGAGATGTAAGGCTAGTAGTTTCGACTAGCTTTACGAGTTACGACTTCTTTGTACATTCAATATTATACATTatgaaatagaatagaataggcTACTTTTCGAGGCACAAGAATAGGTAAGACATTTAGAAACATTCATGCAAGTGTGAGTTAAAAAATTTCTTAGCCgttcttaatttattagtagggaaatcatcaaatgacccagCACCGGGTGCGGTAGAAAAGTGGATATTCAACTCAAGATTTGCCTATGCTTAGATTTATTTCACTAGTTTAACAGAAGCTTTTAATTATAACTAtacaattattatcaaaaatgtCGTTAATAATTTCCACCACTCTATAACCAGTAGTGGAATATGGAAATTACAACGAAATATGCATAGTTAATTAACTTCCTATCCTCACAGGATAAACAGTAAATAGTACTTAATCATGGATCCTGACGTCATCATACCGGTAACACGTACTGCCAAACTGATGACCCCCATACGAAGTGCCGTTATGTAGACTCGCTATTGATCGAATTAAACTATGAATGCAAGCTTTATTGTatctaattaaaatttgaaaacggATTTCTTTTAATACGGTATATCACCGGTATTTTTGTAATTCTTCGTGtaatttggatgtttttatttttgttagaaagCTAAATTCGCGATTGGGAATTAAAAAGGCCTCTAAGGTCATGGATCTTTAGAACGCTATCTAATTGATTTGTTGAAATTGAGGTCGAAATATGAAAAATCTAACATACATGACATACATCACAAATACACAGTGAGATTGAACTTTTTCTTCCAAAGCTATATTAGAAGAAAAAgtctttcaataaataaagccATAATTATGCTATCAACTAAATAGAAAATCAAGAAAAGGAAAACGGAGTTCAATGGCTGTCGttgaaatgtaggtacctataaataatgATCGGCGAATAAATGGGGTCGCCAAGGTGTTGGCATGGTGGCATGGGGTATCGACCCTGCCACTTCTTTTGTTGTCACTACAACACACCTTGTATACGgaaaatcacataaaaatatgaaataagaaAGTAAATCCGCACTTTCATGTATGATGCCTAAggcattttctattaaaatggtgtCGTGTTTATTACACGAAATCGATGTTTAATTTTCGCCATTATGAAAGAGTAAAGTTTTTGCACAGTTTTGCAACCTATTTCATGCTATACAATAATCTTACTACTGTCTAATGCATTGTGTGTTTCAATGAATGTGTACAGACTCTTTAATCGATTTTCAACCCTATTGTAATAGTAGAAGGATAgattcgattggtaaaattggATACATTTGGGTAGATTTACCTGCTGACGTCTGTACCTAAGATAATCCCAATTCTTCAAAGGACTAAAGAATCAGTCTGAGTCTATGTTACAACCCCTTAAATGTTATAACCCAATTTGTTATTAACTTATCATTTTAATTTGTCCTAGGTGGACGGCAAAACCATAAAAGCCCAGATATGGGACACGGCCGGCCAGGAGCGGTACCGCGCGATCACGTCAGCCTACTACCGCGGCGCGGTCGGCGCGCTTCTCGTGTACGACATAGCCAAACATCTGTCCTACGAGAACGTCGAGCGATGGTTGCGCGAGCTTCGCGATCACGCCGATCAGAATATACTGATCATGCTTGTTGGTAACAAGAGCGATCTCAGGCACCTCAGGTTTGTAATATTTCGTCTCGAACTTAATATCGGCTTAATCATGTTTTGGTCCGTCTAAAAAACTTAAGGTAGagcctatatgacctcctcaatgCATCTAACTGGGTGACAAGATAACCCTTTTTAAGAATGGTGCGTTGTCAATCAATCACcaaaaactatttgaattgTACCTTAAATAGCATTTTTGGacactaaaaatatacaaaccgtcttaccacaaaaacttttaaacgtcagtttatgccttgtctaaaaaaatgacaaattatgacgttgacatatggttcattttgcagccaaaattttattagacaagtgtaaaacagggtttaaagtttttgtagtaaggcccataaTGTTTATGAGATCCTTTAGAACGTCATCTCTTCTCTCCATAATTATGTTTCTAGAGCAGAGGCTCTCGCAAAGGGTAGATCCTATGTTTAATTCTTCTATACATAGAAATATGAAACCCATTGCTTTATTTAGCAAAATCCCAATAAGGTATCTCTTATTGCATTAGTcaattaaaactgttttttcgtATTTCCAGATCTATCCCAACAGAAGAGGCCAAGGCATTCGCGGAAAGGAACGGTCTTAGTTTTATTGAAACATCCGCTCTCGACTCAACTAACGTCGAGCCTGCATTCCAGAACATTCTAACTGGTAATTATACTTTGTTAACTTTCAACTGCTTTCTTAATTAACATGTTGTTAAAGATAGGGTATAGTTTTTACGATTTCTCGATATTCTGTTATCATTTTCTTACTTACTGATCCTACAGTTGGCTAACTAACTTTCTTGGTCTTAGTGCtcgcatgtttttttttcagttttttatttacaatagtaGCCAACTTTGCGCAAGCAAAAAGCTTTTCGATAATATCTGTGCCAACAAAATGAGTAAGGAGTCACATGGCATTGGAACTGCAATTGAGTGATAAGCATTCTTGGGTTTTGtctcccaaaaataaaattgcacttcataaaaatataatcgtcTCATAAGTAGTGTTTTTCTTAAGCAAGCCATTATCCCTATTAAGCTCTTGAGGATTCGACCTAACAAAACTGGCTTGGCCATTTTGAGAATGTACTAAgtgcctaaaaataaaaatatttgacatctATAATTCCTATATTCCATACTACTTTCAAGATGGATCCTCTATAATGTTTCTCCATACTTGGTAAATGCGTGTATAGTAGATATACATGTCAAGTCAACGTCCGTCAGTTTGGGGCGACGCGACACcggcacaaaatacataggtacagaagtcaatctcatgtatgtacttcacttttcatgcctaaactcggcggtcgcgctagggtcgtcaacttttttatgcgcataaaactaacgtggtagtcgtaattatttgatttattgttgagaataaaacaggaaaaatgaaatataaaccaatagtaataaaatatttaatgtggcatacatgaggttaataaacactttcaacggaaattcgtttgaacgagataccgaactttttcagaaaccgcaatttataattttgttattcatacatatataggtacttacttattactctttacttgcgaaaaaaatatttttgtatgtaatgggttggtacagtccttgatctaagcttgcttctacctacagaaaccttgatgtgcgagttttatttcgtctaccttacaacatactctcgccatgatcacaaaaattatcaactcctatagatagttcaactcagatttgcgcgcggccctatgtgtgcgtcggcttgtaaatatacaactttcattcgtgtgacagtgacgtcgtccgaggatgacgtgttcttatcgctttttgttatgggtacagtcgtttacaaaaatgtctagttcttcacggagaaaatgtttcaaaggagtcaggtagcgtttcagaaaatgaaacattcaaagctttttattataacattttacagtttttcattattttctcatacgtcttttcaaattgacattgacagtgtctaagaaataaatgacgtgaaatatctaagatgaattaaatactccttacatattttctagctcggggtacgcagacaaaaaataaaagtgtggactaagaatgtaaaaaaaaacgtaatcgtgtataataatgtaaacaaaatgtgtggggaattttaaaaaattatattgcttcgcataatgtcgaccaaaataagacggaaataatgaactCATAAATtaacgtttaaatcaaattgattaagggatgtggggtaatacttgtcgacatgtacaaaagaataaagaagaatactatagacattttgacatggagtcagaatttataattcaccttggaaagtagcgaatccaaaaattcatcatttgatttttcaagtagcgattcagaatcgttataaaaagattaacactaaattacgttataactatttttcttaaacacctgtatacaaccccgaaataactgtatttgtacctgactgtacctcttgtcacgcacacaaagtcactgtatatgtacaaggattacccacacaaaaggccgcgcgcacgactgagttgaacttactatactagtaataatctttgagggtaggttgggaggttcgcctgggtcgacactagcaaaacttattacggcattgggccagaggccgccggggcgcttacctacccacctaactgtacctgcctactgcgtttattaaaagaaccatcgaaatatgagaaaataagtaggtccatactatatgtaatacggcaggctaaaaaacgacagttcactgtttattgttgtattaaaacaaccgtccactgaacaattataatacgactttttttgttgctccattattactttttcttttgttattaaaattaaaaatattacagtcaaattacagttaggtaggtatcaaaacgcgtgcacatttatgatttatctaccttgtgtgtgacgcgcgtatctcaagaaaacggcagccccgctcgcactgttttgagttgttttgagacagcgcgtctgtgaacacgcacacatagacacctatgtctgcgtgactcgaacgcgctttgtatgtagattgacttctgtacctatgtattttgtgacacCGGTCATAGTCTATATTTAGACCAGTCCGCCTCAATAACAATgtcaactattttggggtcatTTCACTCGATACGGCAGTAAGGTCAAATGATAAACTTTATTATGATTGTCTGTGGATAATGGAACGTTATTTgaatgtattgttttaaaaaaacagcTTCCGCTTCTGTTTCTCTCGTTTTTTAACACACTTCCCAAAcctggatgaaaagtagcctatttgttattttgatgtacaagtttcatcaaaaactgTTACGCCGTTTTTGCGCATCAGGAATACACAAacacactcacaaactttcgTCTTCATAATAATAGTGTGTTGTGatgaaatcttattttttttttcaaaaacaaaatgttattttgttcctgTCTGTGGCACAAACAGTTGTAAAATCTGTATTAGGAATTTTAGGAAACCTCAATAGGAATGGAATCTTTTATAGATGATGTAATTAATCGTTATCAGAATTGttcatacctatttattgttgccaaataatataatcttcaCCTAAATGATAAAAGTAAAGATCAAAGAAATGATAATATGataaacaaaacttattttaaattactagAGCTATACTCAAGTGACAGAAATGACTACACAAATTAATCTGATGGTATATatgtttcaatgttttttaattatcgAAGTCATAAATCACTTTTTTTCACGCACCTGGATAAGGATAATATACGGGCTATTTAACACTCAAATGATTTTTCCAATTGGATCTGTTtctgaaaaaagtatttcaagAGATTTTTAGTAAagaatctgtactaatattatgatcTGAGGCTGACATGCCTATTACCTATCGATAGCATAGatctactttctaagtatatcttggacaccaatggctgataaaaaaggtgaaggaaaacatcttaaagaaacctggactatatagtctgaaatcaccaacccgcattgagcaatcgtggtgattaatgctcaatccttctccgtgtgagaggaggcctgtgtccagcagtgggacgataaaaaggctgtaacagtaatagcATAAATCTAAATTTCTTCAAATTGACTCATCCAAATGCTTGTTTTCCTTGCAGAAATCTACAGGATCGTATCTCAGAAGCAGATGCGCGACCCGCCGGAGGGCGACGTGATCCGGCCCGACGCCGAGCCCACCGACGTGCGGCCCTCGCACACCGACAACGTGCGCAAGCAGTGCTGCCAGTAGGCCGTACACACCGAGCGTAAGTTCTCATACTTGAATTTGTTACGATATCAAGCAGGTCAGGCaactaccaatgcaacttttctaagtttgtatgtactttctgagcatatctaacagccagtttcttcatcaaaagtaaaagccaaagtaaaagtcaaagtaatgtctaaagtataagttacggtcaaattcattttttctattagttttgttgtcactttagccttgaaaaaactaatttgaccgtAACtgtctaaattaaaacattactttgacttttacttttgatgaagaaactggccgttagacaccaatgactgtgtttcgggtggcacgttaaactgtaggtcccgactctCAGTGaaacagtcgttacgggtagtcagaagccagtaagtctgacactagtcttaccaaagggtatttaTTGGGTTGCCACACATTCTGTATACGTTTAGTGCATATGTTCGTACAAATTGTAACTATTAACTTTGTATCTTTTCAGAAAGTCCAGTTTACGTCGGAGCCGGAAAGAGAGATGCGGCTGGAGATATAAATGCAATCATTACGAATCATTCCCAGACAATGGTGTTTACCAACATAATAACTAGGTTGCCAGACCCAAAATATACTGTCTAACACTAAAGATGAAATCTTATAACCACGAAGTTTGCCATAAGTTGTCTATGGCACGATATGTATTTGTTATCTGGCAACACTAACACAAAAACGGTTAAGAATGGCTCATGTAGATAGCTTTGTGTAATTATTGATATTTAGTGTCCGAacgaataaagtaaaaaatatataataattatcgtAACGTGAAGAGACGATTCAATATAACACAACTTAGTAAAGGAACTATGCTTCGGTTATAGAAAGCACCcgagtttattaattttggcgCTAGACACACTATACCTGTGTAATTTATACCtgaatttatctttttttatttaggggTAAACCATATTTTCGTTAGTAGATAATTCATGTTatatgctattatttatttagtcaaataaataatgaagaaaaGTTACTAAAAGCcgttataatttatatattttttccatagTATTAGGCTTAAATTCCTTATAAAATGAGCAATAATTGGGCTGGTAAACGGAATTCGCGTAAAGTTCACTGTTTAATAGCACACAAATCATAGCTTCATAATTAAAGTATGTCtaattgttttgtaatacaCTATAGCTGGTAGTTTTTACTAAGTAACGAGATAGCTTTTTTAAAAGGGATACCTTTTTTCTTTTACGAATACGTGCCTTCTATGGAAACGGCGTGACATGTACATTTTATTGAagcttttattgtttatttttgcgtCATGTTGAAGTTAATGTTTCGGACGAGGCCGGACGGTCTCCGGCGCTAGTCTGTAAGCTCGCTTGATGTTCGTCTCGTTGGGATATATATTGTTAACTGCCCTCTATTCGCTACGAGAACACGGCATGTGTTCGGGCCCCGTGCCATTACTATTGACGGTCGGCGAATGTCCTAACATCGGCACTAAGGCCTCTGGCCGGTTTATTTCTCAAGAGAGGATGCGGTCTTTGTTGTATCTAAGAAATATGTTATTGTATTATGGTCTTCAATAtgcatgattatttttttagtgcCTACCtgtaattactttattaaagacaaagataataaaatataatgtaaatttcttggtgtttct
This genomic interval carries:
- the LOC110375073 gene encoding ras-related protein Rab-11A, whose product is MGTREDEYDYLFKVVLIGDSGVGKSSLLSRFTRNEFNLESKSTIGVEFATRSIEVDGKTIKAQIWDTAGQERYRAITSAYYRGAVGALLVYDIAKHLSYENVERWLRELRDHADQNILIMLVGNKSDLRHLRSIPTEEAKAFAERNGLSFIETSALDSTNVEPAFQNILTEIYRIVSQKQMRDPPEGDVIRPDAEPTDVRPSHTDNVRKQCCQ